A stretch of DNA from Pagrus major chromosome 22, Pma_NU_1.0:
CCTGAATCGCCCCTctgttcttcctcttcttctgacGAGCCTCCGCTGCGCTTGTGGTATTTCTTTTTGTGGTGGTATCTATGTGTTGGCTTCCATAAGCGCTTTTctatttcttcctcttctcttccgtttcttttgtccaaacccCAGGATTCCTGGCTGCGTTCCTCTTCCGGTTCTTCTCTGGGTTCCTCTGAGAGCTCTTCGTCACGCTTGTGTTTCCTCTGGTGGTATCTGCCGGCCCTCCATTCTCTTTTGTCTCTTCCAGTATCAAAGTCCCAATATTCCTGGCTGCGTTCCTCGTCTGGTTCTTCTCTGGCTTCTTCGGAGAGCTCTTCGTCACGCTTGTGTCTCCTCTGGTGGTATCTGCCGGCCCTCCATTCTCTTTTGTCTCTTCCAGTATCAAAGTCCCAATATTCCTGGCTGCGTTCCTCATCCGGTTCGTCCCTGGCTTCCTCGGAGAGCTCTTCATCACGCTTGTGTCTCCTCTGGTGGTACCTGCCGGCCCTCCAGTCTCTTTTGTCTCTTCCAGTATCAAAATCCCATGATTCCTGGCTGCGTTCTTCATCAGGTTCTTCTCTGGCTTCCTCGGAGAGCTCTTCATCACGCTTGTGTCTCCTCTGGTGGTACCTGCCGGCCCTCCAGTCCCTTTTGTCTCTTCCAGTATCAAAGTCCCATGATTCCTGGCTGCGTTCTTCATCGGGCTCTTCTCTGGCTTCCTCTGAGAGCTCTTCATCACgtttgtgtttcctctggtgGTACCTTCCAGCCCTCCACTCTCGTTTGTTTCTTCCAGTATCAAAGTCCCATGATTCCTGGCTGCGTTCTTCATCGGGCTCTTCTCTTGGTTCTTCTGAGAGCTCTTCATCACgtttgtgtttcctctggtgGTACCTACCAGCCCTCCACTCTCGTTTGTTTCTTCCAGTATCAAAGTCCCATGATTCCTGGCTGCGTTCTTCATCTGGTTCTTCCCTGGCTTCTTCTGCGAGTTCTTCATCACGTTTGTGTCTCCTCTGGTGGTACCTTCCAGCCCTCCAGTCCCTCTTGTCTCTCTCATCGTCAAGACCCCAATATTCCTGGCTTCGCTCGCCGTCTTCATCCTCCTCGCCACGTTTGTGAAGCTTTGTCTTGTGTTGGTAGCGATGCGTGGTCTTTCCCTCATTCCCATGCCTCTTGGCTATGTCCCAGGACTCTTGGCTACGTTCTTCCTCGGGCTCCTCCCTCTCATCTCCTAAAGTTTCCTCATCtcgtttgtgttttctttggtgGTATCTTCCGGGTCTCCAGTTCCTCTTCTccttgtcttcttcctcttcttcctcttcacctaATCTCCTCTTCTCTAGCCCCCAACTCTCCTGACTGCGCTcgttgtcttcttcttcttcctcttcccctcGTTTGTGCTTCCGTTGTTGGTGGTGTCTTCCAGGCCTCCAGCCGCTCCTCTTCTCCCGCTCTGCTTCATCCTCTTCGTCGTCGTGTCTCTTCTCCTTCTCGTCACCCAGACTCCAGGACTCTTGGCTGCGCTCGTCTTCTGGGATTTCTCGTTTTTCCTCAACGGATTTCAGGAGAGCCTCGATGTCTTTCACGTCTGCTCCCTTTGCCTCAGTCCCCTCGGGGTGACCTCTGACCACCTCTCCATTAGTCGCTGTCCCCTCTGTAGTCTTCTTGTCCAGTGGAGCGTTTTTAACCCCTGTGACAGAACAAAAGAATAATCAAAAGAGGTGTTAAGATCCACTTCGTGTAGCTCTTTTGATCAAAAAGGGGGTAAAGATCCACTTAATCTAGCTCTTATGAACAGCTAAGGATTGATTTCTTATTGGACTTGAGCTTTTAGGTCAAATCCCATCTAGATCAAAATTGTGACTCACTTGTTTGATATTTAGGTCTCAATAAAAGttgctgtactgtactgtaaaggAGGATAAGGGTCTCCTGAGTATTTATTAGTCTCTGTGACATGAAAACTATAAAGATCTTAAGAGCGCTACGCCACCAGATCATTGCCAAGATAGTCTTGCTGCATCAACAACATCCTTAACGCTCTACAGATGCTTCGCTCACTATCTCCATGCACACTGCTGCAAACCTGCTTGGAGGATTTCTTTGCATTCCTGATCCAGCTGGGAGTCCGGTTTGGAGAGAGCTTTGGACAAGACTTCAACCAAGCATCGTGTTACCTgcaacaagacaaaaaaaaaacctaaatatGAAGCTGATCCCTGCTGTTTTTCTGGCTTCAATTTCTGCACAAGCTGCTGTTTTAAAACTTCATAATTAAAAGCATACCACgtcttctctctgtccttctttTGCCACTGGAAGCGCTAGATTTTCTGCattagaaagaagaaaaaaaagtgttaagaTTTCTCATTGCATTGGAGGGATTGCATGTATTTTAAGTAAAGCGGTCTCTGTCCGTGGTCCTGAACTGCGCTCACTAACTTGCAGCACTCTTGcaggaaagggagagaaaaaaaaaatccccagcactctttctctttcacctACCTGTGAGCAAAGCCGCAACCGCAACAAACACCAAAATAAGTCTCATGTTGGCGATGGGAAGGTGTTATCCAAAGAAACTGTGGTGGGCAACAAGGCGACCGAGTCCCGTCCTCTCCGCAGCGGCAGGAGAGAGCTGCGCTGACCGGGACGCCTGCTGCTCTGAGGATCGGAGTGGAGGAGCGCCTTAGATAAAGAGAGGAGTGGGCTGGAGAAGGAGCGTGGGAGGAGGGCTTCAGGCTCTGTTACTGTCAGGACCCATTAGACCTGCAGAGAGCCGAGTGATGTGTGAATTGGTAATCTAGTTAGTGTCACAGGTCGTCCAAGGCTGATCGATTAAACAGATTGACGGGgggggaggacagacaggtgcagGGAGGGTGGGTGGACACGACACGACACGACATCACGAAGATCCGTGCGCTCCTGACACTTCACATACTTTGTGAGGATTCGTGTTTTGTTTATATGATTCAGCCCGTGTTTGTGCTGCTCCCCACTCAAAATGAACGATGTTTATAAGCACTgaagttaaaggataagtaaaaaattcagtcattatctcctcaggctgatggaaagtcaggtgcaagttttttttttttagtccacaacacatttatggagcttcacaggggggaaaaaagtgttgcagcattcttctgaACAGCtgatgtagatggggacttgttttaaaacgtggAAAAATCAACCCtaatggctccgtacagcttgtccgatgtaatccaagtctccagaaatCCAGATATTCCCAACTGGTTGGACAAAGTTGTTGTTTACCCTTTTTTTAAagccaagctaagctaaaagcgtcaGCGTCCATGCTGTCCAAAGTGGCAACACCGGCTCTACCGCGTGTCTAGGgtgtaaataatatcttttcaaatcagtttgggatctccATAAACTTGGATCACGCTGAacaaactgtatggagccatttatatatattttttcagttgttttttacattttaaaacgagtccccagctgcttcagttgttcaggagaatgctgcaacgctggttttgctgtgaagctccactcAATTTTCCATCTGCATCGGAGTGAGTAGATAAATtatacatttctactgtgtgtactgtgttggGTTAGAttgcagaaatattaaaataatatgaaataatgtTGCTTGAGGCGGCAGGAGATTATCAGTAGCTTCATGGTTTTCTTATCATTGGTTGTGCAATACCTGCAATATGTGTCATTCAAGGTCGTGTTTTACTACAGTATGTGCTGCTTGTTTATATGCTCTTCTTAtcactactactactttatGTTCATCTGAGTCCGAAGCACATCGTATTGTACACATTCATGAtactctctttgtgttttcgCAGGGGCTTACCCCAGTCAGGCTGAAGTTGTGTAATACCTCCTTATCCCCAACTGAAATGCTGCCCTACAGTCAGTGTTTGCTGGAATGATTTATTGCAATGTAGGCTAAAGGacaatatatttacaaaaaaagacaaagttaaAGTAGTCAGCTACGGCCAGGTTTACTGGGTCAGAATTTAGCCCAACTGACTCCTCAATAATTCATTCAGCTGTTAGCACATCCCATCCAGTTTCCCGTGGGAACTTCAGCACCAGCAGAGGAAAATTAGTTAATGGGGACCTGGATCAATAGTTGTTATGGTTAACACTTGTGTTAGAAGAGTATCTACATTATTTATTGTTCCATTGGTTctagctgctgctgtgtgttgttctGATCCAGATATTATAGTACCCTGAAAAGaacacagctgcagagaaacataaaaagaaatacatgtaTTGATTTGACAGGTTCAAGGATTTGTGTGACTGCACTTCTCCAACTCTCCGTGAAAACTAGGCAGGGCATGAACAGTATCTTAATCTGTGCCTGCTGCTGTCCTCATAACAAACCCTGGATTGGGATGAGCTGACGTGTGCAGCGACAGAGCTCAAAGTTAGTGGGCTCAGCTCAGCACGGCTCAGAACATCCAACCTGACAACTGCTGGCATCTTCTTTTTTGGCACTTTGCttgatattttttcttcttcttcttgcttcCTTGTCCAGCGATGTGTTCCTCCTCGGTGCACATATTCTTTCATCCAGACTCAGGCGAAAAAAAGAGGCCTCTTTgtgactttttgaaaaaaatgggtTACCATAAATGTAAAATCTGTCAAGTTGTTTCCTCCATAGGTCTATATAAGGGCCTCTGTAGGTGCTGAACAATGCATGATGATAAAATGCTTACATGAGATGTTTACACAACAGGCGCTGACCTTTGTGTATGGCAGTGTACATTCAAATTCAATCATGTCTTGGAAACCACGAGCCCAGAAAGTGTAACAGCTGCGAGCGAAATGAGAATATCGCGCTCCATaaatctgctctctctctctcgcctgtGCTTCTCGTGCCTCCACGAGCTGAGATCTATCTTTGTTACGGCAGACAGCCTCCATTGTGCTAATAATTACCGGTCAGATCATAAAACTGTAATGTCAGACGGTGTATCGAACAGCCAAGCGAAACGCGCTGATCCAAAGCTGACCCTGTCTTTTGTGTGAATGATAGACTTCCGGTAagctgcagaggaaaaacaGTAGTCTGCAGTTTCCCTTTGCAGTCCCTGGGGAGGAAGTGATGTCTGTGACTGAAGCTCAGTGCTCCACTGTGAACCATCCAGCCACCAGATATCAAAAGCACTGAAGCACTAAATTATACAAGTCCCATGCTCtgaacaatgtgtgtgtgtgtccagagtGCATGTGTGCACTCACATGTGacgctgtgtgtatgtgtttttgtggccTTACTGGTGT
This window harbors:
- the chgb gene encoding secretogranin-1 codes for the protein MRLILVFVAVAALLTENLALPVAKEGQREDVVTRCLVEVLSKALSKPDSQLDQECKEILQAGVKNAPLDKKTTEGTATNGEVVRGHPEGTEAKGADVKDIEALLKSVEEKREIPEDERSQESWSLGDEKEKRHDDEEDEAEREKRSGWRPGRHHQQRKHKRGEEEEEEDNERSQESWGLEKRRLGEEEEEEEDKEKRNWRPGRYHQRKHKRDEETLGDEREEPEEERSQESWDIAKRHGNEGKTTHRYQHKTKLHKRGEEDEDGERSQEYWGLDDERDKRDWRAGRYHQRRHKRDEELAEEEAREEPDEERSQESWDFDTGRDKRDWRAGRYHQRRHKRDEELSEEAREEPDEERSQESWDFDTGRDKRDWRAGRYHQRRHKRDEELSEEARDEPDEERSQEYWDFDTGRDKREWRAGRYHQRRHKRDEELSEEAREEPDEERSQEYWDFDTGRDKREWRAGRYHQRKHKRDEELSEEPREEPEEERSQESWGLDKRNGREEEEIEKRLWKPTHRYHHKKKYHKRSGGSSEEEEEQRGDSGEYEEAAKDRTDALRYLAEKRNPWIFRGYYHPAWYKRDSDENAATSNKMDQLAKLLSYKINQLANHSNQEEAKRSMQQKTLTAQEEKELQNLAAMDMELQKIAAKLHDNNA